The following are from one region of the Vibrio rarus genome:
- a CDS encoding HI1450 family dsDNA-mimic protein — MTELLSYDDTIDTAYDIFLEMAPDNLEAADVALFTLQFEDRGAAELVETGDDWATHVGFEVDKEIYAEIKIGLVNEADDILDDVFARLLVSRDPEHKFCHILWKRD, encoded by the coding sequence ATGACAGAACTTTTGTCTTACGACGACACTATTGATACCGCTTACGACATTTTTCTCGAAATGGCCCCTGACAACCTTGAAGCGGCCGATGTCGCACTATTTACTCTGCAATTTGAAGACAGAGGTGCTGCAGAATTAGTTGAAACGGGAGATGACTGGGCCACGCACGTTGGCTTTGAAGTGGATAAAGAAATTTATGCAGAAATTAAAATTGGCCTCGTCAATGAAGCCGATGATATTTTAGATGATGTGTTCGCTCGCCTGTTAGTGTCGCGCGATCCAGAGCATAAGTTCTGCCATATTTTATGGAAACGCGACTAA
- the uvrY gene encoding UvrY/SirA/GacA family response regulator transcription factor: MINVFLVDDHELVRTGIRRIIEDVRGMNVAGEADSGEESVKWCRSNHVDVILMDMNMPGIGGLEATKKILRFNPDVKIIVLTVHTENPFPTKVMQAGACGYLTKGAGPDEMVNAIRMVNSGQRYISPEIAQQMALSQVSHTSDNPFKDLSERELQIMLMITKGQKVTDISEQLSLSPKTVNSYRYRLFNKLDINGDVELTHLAIRHGMLDTETL; the protein is encoded by the coding sequence TTGATTAATGTTTTCCTTGTAGATGATCACGAGCTTGTACGCACAGGGATAAGACGTATCATTGAAGACGTCCGTGGAATGAACGTAGCAGGGGAAGCTGACAGCGGTGAAGAATCTGTAAAATGGTGCCGGAGTAATCATGTTGATGTCATTTTGATGGACATGAATATGCCTGGTATTGGTGGCCTAGAGGCGACGAAAAAAATCTTACGTTTTAACCCTGATGTGAAGATAATCGTGCTAACGGTTCATACAGAGAACCCATTCCCAACTAAGGTAATGCAAGCGGGCGCTTGTGGTTATCTGACGAAAGGGGCGGGACCTGATGAAATGGTAAATGCTATACGCATGGTAAATAGCGGACAACGTTATATCTCACCAGAAATAGCACAGCAAATGGCGCTTAGCCAAGTCTCTCATACTTCCGATAACCCCTTTAAAGATCTCTCTGAACGAGAATTACAGATCATGTTAATGATCACTAAGGGCCAGAAAGTGACAGACATTTCGGAACAGTTAAGTCTTAGTCCAAAAACAGTCAATAGCTATCGTTATCGTCTGTTTAATAAACTGGATATTAACGGTGATGTTGAATTGACTCACCTTGCTATTCGTCACGGAATGTTAGATACAGAGACATTGTAG
- a CDS encoding MarR family winged helix-turn-helix transcriptional regulator translates to MHNHFPVADRLEKFKIHWPEAYTTLSPSILRIHRLHDYFHNNVEQLVKHYDLQAADFGVLETLRREPAPYCLSPTELYQSMLFSSGGLTKVLNRLTGAGLIRREDNPLDKRSKLVLLNEQGLRIIEVVTEELHQLEHKNMARLSATEKQQLDRLLSKLLQEWE, encoded by the coding sequence ATGCATAATCACTTCCCTGTCGCAGATAGGCTAGAAAAATTCAAAATTCATTGGCCTGAAGCGTATACTACTTTGTCTCCTTCCATTCTGCGCATTCACCGCTTACACGACTATTTTCACAACAATGTTGAACAGTTAGTGAAGCATTACGATCTGCAAGCGGCCGATTTTGGCGTATTAGAAACCCTGCGCCGAGAGCCTGCACCTTACTGCCTCTCTCCTACCGAACTGTACCAATCCATGCTATTCAGTTCAGGAGGATTAACAAAAGTACTCAATAGATTAACGGGTGCTGGATTAATACGTCGTGAGGATAATCCTCTAGATAAGCGCAGTAAATTGGTATTGCTTAATGAACAAGGACTGCGCATTATCGAAGTGGTTACAGAGGAGCTGCATCAACTGGAGCATAAAAATATGGCAAGGTTATCTGCCACAGAGAAACAACAATTGGATCGGTTACTCAGCAAACTGTTGCAAGAATGGGAATAA
- a CDS encoding DNA polymerase II yields the protein MISVDESSQKVYTLRSGFIITRQSKDIGTSSLVELWVATDLGPTLLQIQQQKSVYFVEHHFAQQVQSLAQQHNIPCEINPLPLKTFQLNSVCACYFPTRKLANNLATILSEHTITTYESDIRLVDRYLMERYIQGQVEFSGPEQQLNGYIKVSNAQCRAAKDYQPKLSVVSLDIECSAHGVLYSVGLDSPLDSRVIMIGEPQACAETPIQWVENEKALLYALIDWFNRFDPDIVIGWNVIGFDMRLLVQRAEYNKVRLNLGRGKQSCYYRQSNQSQQGFITIAGRLVIDGIDGLKSATYSFDSWSLESVSQQLLGEGKAIHQVQDRMDEINHMFHHDKQALAKYNLQDCVLVNKIFNKTHLLDYLIQRSKLTGLSLDRLGGSVAAFSNLYLPRLHRGGYVAPNLIPNDWIASPGGFVMDSKPGLYDSVLVLDFKSLYPAIIRSFLIDPMGLIEGLQLPIGKQDQQAVPGFRKAQFHREKHFLPNLIEELWHARDQAKKDNEAAFSQAIKIIMNSFYGVLGSAGCRFFDTRLASSITLRGHEIMKTTRKLIEGQGYEVIYGDTDSTFVSLKNQCSQQQADDVGHALTQYINQWWKQHLAEEYNLTSLLELEYETHFTRFFMPTIRGSETGSKKRYAGRVTTAQGSRIVFKGLESARSDWTELAQDFQARLYQLIFDGLDATSFILDTVEQVNNGALDDKLVYRKRLRRRLNDYQKNIPPQVRAARLADQINQQLGRPLQYQNRARIAYVITTGGPEPIEYLRNPIDYDHYIEKQIKPIADAILPFVGLRFDDINAPQIGLF from the coding sequence ATGATCAGTGTAGATGAAAGTAGCCAAAAGGTTTATACGTTGCGTTCTGGATTTATCATAACACGCCAAAGTAAAGATATAGGCACTTCAAGCCTAGTTGAATTGTGGGTGGCTACGGATTTAGGCCCAACGTTATTGCAAATTCAACAGCAAAAATCGGTTTACTTTGTTGAGCACCATTTTGCACAGCAAGTGCAATCCTTAGCCCAGCAACACAACATCCCTTGTGAAATTAACCCTTTACCTTTAAAAACATTTCAACTGAACTCTGTGTGCGCCTGCTATTTTCCCACCAGAAAACTGGCCAATAACTTGGCCACAATATTGTCAGAACACACCATTACCACCTATGAGTCGGACATTCGATTAGTGGACCGTTACCTCATGGAACGCTACATTCAGGGACAAGTGGAATTTAGTGGCCCTGAACAGCAGTTAAATGGCTATATTAAAGTCAGCAATGCGCAATGTCGCGCAGCAAAAGATTACCAACCTAAACTCTCTGTGGTCTCTTTAGATATAGAATGTTCAGCGCACGGGGTTCTCTATTCTGTAGGTTTAGACTCCCCTCTCGATAGCCGGGTTATCATGATTGGCGAGCCACAAGCGTGCGCAGAAACCCCCATTCAATGGGTGGAAAACGAAAAAGCGCTACTGTACGCACTGATTGATTGGTTTAATCGCTTCGATCCTGACATTGTGATTGGCTGGAATGTCATCGGCTTTGATATGCGCTTGTTAGTACAAAGAGCCGAGTACAATAAAGTTCGTTTAAATTTAGGGCGAGGAAAACAAAGTTGTTACTACCGCCAATCAAATCAGAGTCAACAAGGCTTTATTACCATTGCTGGTCGCTTGGTTATTGATGGCATCGATGGTCTTAAATCGGCCACCTATTCCTTCGATTCTTGGTCATTAGAATCGGTATCACAGCAGTTATTAGGGGAAGGCAAAGCCATACACCAAGTGCAAGACCGTATGGATGAAATCAATCACATGTTTCATCATGATAAGCAGGCTTTAGCCAAGTACAACTTGCAAGACTGTGTGCTAGTGAACAAAATTTTCAATAAAACCCACCTATTGGATTACTTAATTCAGCGCAGTAAATTAACGGGCTTATCACTGGATCGTCTCGGGGGAAGTGTAGCGGCGTTTTCCAATCTCTATTTACCACGCTTGCATAGAGGTGGTTATGTTGCGCCTAACCTTATCCCCAATGATTGGATAGCCAGTCCCGGTGGCTTTGTTATGGATTCTAAGCCAGGTTTATACGATTCGGTTCTAGTTTTAGATTTTAAGAGCCTTTATCCCGCCATTATTCGCAGCTTTCTTATTGATCCCATGGGGCTAATAGAAGGCTTACAATTGCCCATTGGCAAGCAAGATCAGCAAGCTGTACCCGGTTTTAGAAAAGCGCAATTTCACCGAGAAAAGCATTTCTTACCGAACTTGATTGAAGAATTATGGCATGCCAGAGATCAAGCTAAAAAAGACAATGAAGCGGCCTTCTCTCAAGCGATTAAAATTATTATGAACTCTTTTTATGGGGTGCTTGGCTCTGCAGGTTGTCGTTTCTTCGATACTCGGTTAGCGTCTTCCATAACGTTACGCGGTCACGAAATAATGAAGACCACCCGCAAGCTGATTGAAGGCCAAGGATATGAAGTGATCTATGGCGATACTGATTCCACCTTTGTATCGTTAAAAAACCAATGTAGCCAACAGCAAGCGGATGACGTTGGCCATGCTCTAACTCAATACATCAACCAGTGGTGGAAACAACATCTCGCCGAGGAATATAACCTCACCTCATTGCTTGAACTGGAATACGAAACGCACTTTACTCGCTTCTTTATGCCCACCATAAGAGGCTCTGAAACGGGCTCTAAAAAACGTTACGCTGGGCGAGTTACAACAGCGCAAGGTTCGCGAATTGTCTTTAAAGGCTTAGAAAGTGCGCGCAGCGATTGGACGGAGTTAGCACAAGATTTTCAAGCTCGCTTATACCAACTGATTTTTGATGGTCTCGACGCCACTTCGTTTATTCTCGATACCGTAGAGCAAGTAAATAATGGCGCATTAGATGACAAATTAGTGTATCGAAAGCGCCTGCGCCGCCGACTGAACGATTATCAAAAAAACATTCCACCGCAGGTGCGCGCCGCGCGGTTAGCTGATCAGATCAACCAACAATTAGGACGGCCTTTGCAATACCAAAACCGCGCTCGCATTGCTTATGTTATAACGACAGGAGGGCCTGAGCCTATTGAATACCTGCGCAATCCTATTGATTATGATCACTATATCGAAAAGCAAATTAAACCCATTGCCGATGCCATCTTACCCTTTGTCGGTTTGAGGTTTGATGATATTAATGCACCACAAATTGGTTTGTTCTAA
- a CDS encoding ABC-F family ATPase, which translates to MISTANITMQFGAEPLFENISAKFGNGNRYGLIGANGCGKSTFMKILSGALTPSSGNVSITPGLKLGVLSQDQFAFEEHNVIDVVIMGDRKLWEIKQERDRIYSLPEMSEDDGMKVAELESEFAEMNGYTAESRAGDILLQAGIEEEFHFGLMQQVAPGWKLRVLLAQALFSNPDILLLDEPTNNLDIHTINWLGEELNQRKCTMIIISHDRHFLNSVCTHMADIDYGELRIYPGNYEYFLEASGLIREQLLASNAKKSAEISELQDFVNRFGANASKAKQASSRAKKMDKIKLDEVKSSSRISPSIDFGEGKKLHRQALELQDLGHAFDDELLFENGNLLLEAGTRLAVIGENGVGKTTLLRCLVNELEQKQGVVKWSENASIGYCPQDSTADFDNDLTIFDWISQWRTVKHDDLMVRGILGRLLFTADDANKKAKNCSGGEKNRLLFGKLMMQDINVLVMDEPTNHMDMEAIEALNNALKDYQGTLIFVSHDREFVSSLATSIIDVKDKQLVNFQGTYDEYLSHLQKIAEVA; encoded by the coding sequence TTGATATCTACTGCGAACATCACCATGCAATTTGGCGCTGAGCCTTTATTTGAAAACATTTCAGCCAAGTTTGGTAACGGCAACCGTTATGGCCTTATTGGCGCAAATGGATGTGGCAAATCAACCTTTATGAAGATCCTAAGTGGTGCGTTAACCCCAAGCTCTGGCAATGTTTCTATTACTCCAGGGCTAAAACTGGGCGTATTGAGCCAAGACCAGTTTGCCTTTGAAGAGCACAATGTTATTGATGTTGTGATCATGGGCGATCGTAAATTGTGGGAAATCAAACAAGAACGGGATCGCATTTATTCTCTTCCAGAAATGAGTGAAGATGATGGCATGAAAGTGGCCGAACTAGAAAGCGAGTTTGCTGAAATGAACGGTTACACCGCCGAAAGTCGCGCGGGTGACATTTTATTACAAGCGGGTATTGAAGAAGAGTTCCATTTTGGTTTGATGCAGCAAGTAGCACCGGGCTGGAAACTGCGTGTACTATTGGCACAAGCACTATTTTCAAATCCTGATATCTTGTTACTTGATGAACCCACCAACAACTTGGACATCCATACCATCAATTGGTTAGGGGAAGAATTAAATCAGCGTAAGTGCACCATGATCATCATCTCCCATGACCGTCACTTCCTTAACTCAGTATGTACCCACATGGCGGATATCGATTACGGCGAGTTACGCATTTATCCGGGTAACTATGAGTACTTCCTTGAAGCATCTGGCCTTATTCGCGAACAACTGTTAGCCAGCAATGCCAAAAAATCCGCAGAAATTAGCGAACTACAAGACTTTGTGAACCGCTTTGGTGCTAACGCATCTAAAGCAAAACAAGCCAGTTCTCGAGCGAAGAAAATGGATAAAATCAAACTGGACGAAGTAAAATCATCCAGTCGCATTAGCCCGTCTATCGATTTTGGCGAAGGCAAAAAACTGCACCGCCAAGCGCTAGAGTTACAAGATCTTGGCCATGCCTTTGACGACGAACTGCTATTTGAAAATGGAAATCTATTACTCGAAGCTGGCACTCGCCTTGCGGTCATCGGTGAAAATGGCGTAGGTAAAACCACCCTATTACGTTGCCTTGTCAATGAATTGGAGCAAAAGCAGGGAGTGGTTAAATGGTCAGAAAATGCTTCTATTGGCTACTGCCCTCAAGACAGCACTGCCGATTTTGATAATGACTTAACCATTTTTGACTGGATCTCCCAATGGCGTACAGTAAAACATGATGATCTTATGGTACGCGGTATTTTAGGGCGCTTACTGTTTACCGCAGACGATGCCAATAAAAAAGCCAAAAACTGCTCAGGTGGCGAGAAAAACCGTCTCTTATTTGGCAAGTTAATGATGCAAGACATCAACGTGCTGGTCATGGATGAACCCACTAACCACATGGATATGGAAGCCATCGAAGCCCTTAATAACGCTCTAAAAGATTATCAAGGTACGCTGATTTTCGTTAGCCATGACCGTGAGTTTGTCTCTTCTTTAGCCACGTCTATAATTGATGTGAAAGATAAACAACTGGTTAATTTCCAAGGTACTTATGATGAGTATTTATCGCACCTACAAAAAATAGCCGAAGTTGCGTAA
- a CDS encoding DUF1294 domain-containing protein — MKGQIKEWNDAKGYGFISALNGEIKVFMHVSSITGSKGRPKLNDSVVFQVEEDSKGRLNAKKVRIQGASGVSLTVCFALGFLQVVAVGGLVVDGLPLFVASYCVLSLVSYAFFWRDKRAAQKGRWRTPESTLLLLSIVGGWPGALLAQCQFRHKSKKQPFKTLLWLCILLNISGLIWLFTDSGQRILQNISHYL, encoded by the coding sequence ATGAAAGGACAGATCAAAGAATGGAATGACGCGAAAGGCTATGGCTTTATCTCGGCTTTAAATGGCGAGATAAAAGTGTTTATGCATGTGTCATCAATTACGGGGAGCAAGGGGCGACCAAAATTGAATGACAGCGTTGTTTTTCAGGTAGAAGAAGACAGTAAAGGGCGTTTAAATGCGAAAAAAGTGCGTATTCAAGGGGCCAGTGGCGTTTCTCTAACAGTTTGTTTTGCCTTGGGTTTCTTGCAGGTGGTCGCAGTGGGTGGCCTTGTGGTTGATGGGTTACCTCTTTTTGTTGCCAGTTATTGTGTACTTAGCCTAGTGAGCTATGCGTTTTTTTGGCGAGATAAGCGTGCCGCACAAAAAGGCCGTTGGCGAACCCCTGAAAGTACCTTACTACTATTGTCCATAGTAGGCGGTTGGCCAGGGGCATTACTGGCCCAATGTCAGTTTCGGCATAAATCTAAGAAACAACCATTTAAAACCCTGCTTTGGCTGTGTATTTTGTTGAATATATCTGGGTTAATTTGGCTTTTCACCGATAGCGGTCAAAGAATTTTGCAAAATATATCGCACTATCTTTAG
- the uvrC gene encoding excinuclease ABC subunit UvrC — protein sequence MTAEFDSVSFLKTVTHQPGVYRMYNAEAVVIYVGKAKDLQKRLASYFRKNLDNEKTRALVSHIDQIDVTVTHTETEALILEHNYIKQYLPKYNVLLRDDKSYPYIFISQHKHPRLSLHRGSKRRKGEYFGPYPDSGAVRQTLHLLQKILPVRQCEDSIYANRTRPCLMYQIGRCAAPCVSSIISDEEYADLIQWVRLFLQGKDQQVIGKLIEKMDETSRNLQFEQAAKYRDQIQAIRRIQEQQFVSEDSFDDIDVLGYAQESGVACVHILMIRQGKILGSRSFFPKLPHNSQQDEIFYSFISQYYLNQSEGRALPSRLVFANGLLFDETPFQEALTQLAGRRVTFHVNPSGHRGRYLKLANTNALSAITSKINHKMTIAQRFKELQQVLNMDSIGRMECFDISHTMGESTIASCVVFNHEGPVKPEYRRYNITGITGGDDYAAMGQVLERRYSKQLDVDKIPDIIFIDGGKGQLNRAIEIISKYWEQWPKRPRLIGIAKGVTRKPGLETMITAEGDEFNLASDAPALHLMQHIRDESHNHAIAGHRAKRGKTRRTSALEGIEGVGPKRRQALLKYMGGLQELKRANAEEIAKVPGISNSLAEKIVQALQH from the coding sequence GTGACAGCAGAGTTCGACTCAGTTTCGTTTCTTAAAACTGTTACTCATCAGCCCGGCGTCTATCGAATGTATAACGCCGAGGCTGTTGTGATTTATGTTGGTAAAGCCAAAGATCTGCAAAAACGCCTTGCCAGCTATTTTAGAAAAAACCTCGATAACGAAAAAACACGGGCCCTGGTCAGTCATATTGATCAAATAGACGTAACAGTGACACATACTGAAACGGAAGCCCTGATCCTTGAGCATAACTACATTAAGCAATACTTGCCTAAGTACAATGTGTTGCTCAGAGACGACAAATCCTACCCTTATATCTTCATTAGCCAGCATAAGCACCCTCGTTTATCCCTGCATAGAGGCAGTAAAAGGCGCAAAGGAGAATACTTTGGTCCTTATCCTGATTCTGGTGCCGTAAGACAAACGCTGCATTTATTACAAAAGATCTTGCCGGTTAGGCAATGCGAAGACAGCATTTACGCCAACCGTACTCGGCCGTGTCTTATGTATCAAATTGGCCGCTGTGCCGCCCCTTGTGTCAGTAGTATCATTTCTGATGAAGAATATGCCGATCTTATCCAATGGGTTCGGCTCTTTTTGCAAGGTAAAGACCAACAAGTTATTGGCAAGTTAATTGAAAAAATGGATGAGACTAGCCGTAATTTGCAGTTTGAACAAGCTGCAAAATATCGCGATCAAATTCAGGCTATTCGACGTATTCAAGAACAGCAATTTGTATCAGAAGACAGTTTTGATGATATTGATGTATTGGGTTATGCCCAAGAATCGGGTGTGGCGTGTGTGCATATTTTAATGATACGACAAGGCAAAATCTTGGGCAGTCGCAGCTTTTTCCCGAAATTGCCTCATAATAGCCAGCAAGATGAGATCTTTTACAGTTTTATTAGTCAGTATTATTTAAATCAATCTGAGGGCAGGGCATTGCCTAGTCGCTTAGTGTTTGCCAATGGTCTTTTATTCGATGAGACGCCATTCCAAGAGGCGTTGACTCAGCTGGCGGGAAGACGAGTCACTTTTCATGTCAACCCAAGCGGCCATCGTGGCCGTTATCTCAAACTGGCAAATACTAATGCCTTATCGGCAATTACCAGCAAGATTAACCATAAGATGACCATTGCTCAGCGCTTTAAAGAGTTGCAACAAGTGCTGAATATGGACTCAATTGGTCGTATGGAGTGTTTTGATATCAGTCATACTATGGGCGAAAGTACCATCGCCTCTTGTGTGGTGTTTAATCACGAAGGCCCAGTAAAACCCGAATATCGCCGTTATAACATTACCGGGATCACGGGAGGGGATGACTATGCCGCTATGGGGCAAGTGCTTGAACGTCGCTACTCTAAGCAGTTAGATGTGGATAAAATTCCAGACATCATCTTTATTGATGGTGGTAAAGGGCAACTCAACCGCGCCATAGAGATTATTTCCAAGTATTGGGAACAATGGCCAAAACGTCCTAGACTTATAGGAATAGCCAAAGGCGTTACGCGCAAGCCGGGATTAGAAACCATGATCACGGCAGAAGGGGATGAGTTCAATTTAGCCAGTGACGCCCCCGCTTTACATTTAATGCAACACATTCGTGATGAGAGCCATAACCACGCTATTGCCGGGCACAGAGCAAAACGAGGAAAAACTCGTCGCACTAGTGCGCTGGAGGGCATTGAAGGTGTTGGCCCTAAACGAAGACAAGCATTGCTAAAATATATGGGCGGTCTGCAAGAGTTGAAGAGAGCCAACGCTGAAGAAATAGCCAAAGTACCCGGTATCAGCAATTCTTTAGCAGAAAAGATTGTTCAAGCGTTGCAACACTAA
- the pgsA gene encoding CDP-diacylglycerol--glycerol-3-phosphate 3-phosphatidyltransferase, producing MRFTIPNILTLLRLFLIPVFVIAFYLPFTWAPFTAAMVFWVAGFTDWLDGVLARKLGQTSRFGAFLDPVADKVMVATALLLIAEHYNTIWITIPAIIMISREIIISALREWMAEIGKRSNVAVSWIGKVKTFSQMFALWVLIWRYDDWMIWIGYLALFVATVLTLWSMIQYLHAAKDDLLEAD from the coding sequence ATGCGATTTACTATCCCAAATATACTTACCTTGCTCCGCTTGTTTTTGATACCAGTGTTTGTCATTGCATTCTACCTACCTTTTACCTGGGCACCTTTCACCGCAGCGATGGTGTTTTGGGTAGCCGGTTTTACCGATTGGCTTGATGGAGTACTTGCACGTAAGTTAGGGCAGACATCGCGTTTTGGTGCGTTCCTTGACCCTGTTGCCGATAAAGTCATGGTAGCCACCGCGTTGCTATTAATTGCAGAGCATTACAATACCATTTGGATCACTATCCCCGCCATCATCATGATTTCAAGAGAGATCATTATTTCAGCACTACGGGAATGGATGGCAGAAATAGGCAAACGTTCAAATGTTGCCGTGTCATGGATAGGCAAAGTAAAAACCTTCTCGCAAATGTTTGCTCTTTGGGTCTTGATCTGGCGCTATGATGACTGGATGATTTGGATTGGCTATTTAGCACTATTTGTCGCAACAGTACTCACCTTATGGTCAATGATACAGTATTTGCATGCAGCTAAAGATGATTTGCTCGAAGCGGATTAA
- a CDS encoding multidrug effflux MFS transporter: MPLSKTFIILLVSIAAISPFATDSYLAAIPIIANDLSAETSYVAITVSLYVFGLAIGQLLGGPLSDKYGRKAIIVLGLLIFSAASIAIGFIDSLHQMWCFRIIQAVGGGVAVVGVPAIIRDRTSGKETARLFSLVMFIGAIAPSIAPSVGTLILKLLGWHWIFIAMGLFALVISLSVTVAMPKQASATRARKSQGYRAVFAERRALGYIVSQGFGFAVLMCFLTNVAFAYIEHFAISEELFSLLLVLNVAGVACVNRLNSFLLNRYEPSLLLKFFLKLQVLSALFLVLVTFVFPHTFILTVIGFVVTTAMIGGIMPNSAASFMHYFPDNAGTASATLGASQYVIAAIVSGTAALLCVDSLWPLVLVMLSSSVIALLGASKASKWR, encoded by the coding sequence ATGCCTCTCTCTAAAACATTTATTATTTTACTGGTGTCAATTGCCGCCATTTCTCCGTTTGCCACCGATAGCTACTTAGCCGCGATACCTATTATTGCAAATGATCTCAGCGCGGAAACGTCTTATGTCGCGATCACAGTGAGCCTATACGTTTTTGGCTTGGCAATTGGTCAACTATTAGGCGGACCGCTTTCGGACAAATATGGACGAAAAGCCATTATAGTACTTGGGTTATTAATTTTCTCTGCTGCCAGTATAGCGATTGGCTTTATTGATAGTTTGCATCAAATGTGGTGTTTTAGGATTATTCAAGCTGTAGGGGGTGGGGTTGCGGTGGTTGGCGTGCCAGCCATTATTCGTGATCGTACTTCGGGTAAAGAAACAGCACGACTGTTTTCGTTAGTTATGTTTATCGGTGCAATAGCCCCTTCTATTGCCCCTTCAGTGGGAACCTTGATCTTAAAGCTATTAGGTTGGCATTGGATCTTTATCGCTATGGGTTTGTTTGCACTCGTAATTAGCCTCAGCGTGACAGTAGCGATGCCAAAACAAGCTAGCGCAACCCGAGCGCGAAAATCACAAGGGTATAGAGCGGTATTTGCTGAGCGCAGAGCGTTGGGTTATATCGTATCGCAAGGCTTTGGTTTTGCCGTATTAATGTGTTTTCTAACCAATGTTGCCTTCGCTTATATTGAGCACTTTGCTATATCAGAAGAGCTATTTTCTCTATTATTAGTGCTTAATGTGGCCGGTGTTGCCTGTGTGAATCGATTAAATTCATTTTTATTGAATCGTTATGAACCGTCTTTATTGCTCAAGTTTTTCTTGAAGTTGCAGGTGCTGAGTGCCTTATTTTTAGTGTTGGTGACGTTTGTTTTCCCTCACACATTTATCTTGACTGTTATTGGTTTTGTGGTAACTACCGCGATGATCGGCGGGATCATGCCCAACTCAGCGGCGTCATTTATGCATTACTTTCCTGATAATGCAGGTACAGCATCGGCCACCCTTGGGGCGAGTCAGTATGTGATTGCCGCTATAGTGAGTGGCACAGCGGCGTTACTGTGTGTTGATTCCTTGTGGCCGCTGGTCTTAGTCATGCTGAGCTCTAGTGTCATTGCTCTATTGGGAGCGAGTAAAGCGTCTAAATGGCGTTAA
- a CDS encoding MAPEG family protein has product MNLLIGCLIIAALLPLLAKIPLAIAMHNAGGYDNHHPREQQAQLQGFGARALAAHHNAFESLIIFSLSILLAVATNTTTDTVQWLAIAHIGFRIAYHLLYLLNAHILRSVAWAIAIACSFAIIWQCIPN; this is encoded by the coding sequence TTGAACCTATTAATTGGATGCCTCATTATCGCCGCATTACTGCCATTGTTAGCCAAAATACCACTGGCCATAGCGATGCATAATGCGGGCGGTTACGATAATCATCACCCTAGGGAGCAGCAGGCGCAACTGCAAGGATTTGGCGCTCGTGCTTTGGCGGCGCATCACAATGCTTTTGAATCTCTGATTATTTTTTCTCTATCCATATTATTGGCCGTGGCGACAAACACCACAACGGACACCGTGCAATGGTTAGCGATAGCTCATATTGGTTTCAGAATCGCCTACCACCTTCTTTATTTATTGAACGCCCACATTCTACGCTCTGTTGCATGGGCGATTGCCATCGCCTGTTCATTTGCCATTATATGGCAATGTATACCAAACTAG